Genomic window (Vibrio coralliirubri):
GAAGCTAATGTACAACTGGCTCAGTTGGTCGAGTACTGGGATTTTGAATACACGAATATTCGCCAGTATCAGAGACAGAATTAGAGCAAAGAATAAGCCCCAAGTCGCCATCTCCATCGTGGTGCCTAAATACTTCAGTAGTATCGGCAACAGCTCTAGCATGTAATTAAAGTCAAATCCCATAATCTATCTCGTATTTTTATTGGCAGTGTTGTTCTATATGTAAGTACTGTTCTATCAGATTTTTTAATCAGTGCACAAAAGCAAAAAGCCCACCGCTGTATAAAGCAGTGGGCCTTGAATGGAGAAAGTGAGTAATTACTTCTGAGTAATGTCCGCACCAAACCATTTCTGAGAGATACTTTCTAGCGTACCATCTGCGCGCATTGCTGCTAATGCTTCATTTACTTCTGCTTGCAGTTTTTTGCCGTTATCGTTGTCGACGAAAGGCCAAGCGTTTTCAATTGTTTCGAATGGCTGACCCGCCAGTTGTAATGGTAGACCAGTCTTCTTGATAAGCTCTAGTGCTGATAGGCGATCCATTACGAATGCATCGGCGCGGCCCAGTGCCACATCATGTTCAATACCTGTATCGTAGGTTTTTACATTGATCTTGCCATCTTTGTCGTAACTGCGAAGCAGTTGTTCAAAGTTTGAGCCTAGGTTTACCGCAACTGTTTTGCCATCAAGGTCTTCGATGCCTTTAATGCTGTCATTACCTTTACGAACGGTAATTTGT
Coding sequences:
- a CDS encoding amino acid ABC transporter substrate-binding protein, with the protein product MNNWIKAAIAAIALSAATVQAATEVKVGMSGRYFPFTFVKQDQLQGFEVDLWDEIGKRNDYKVEYVTANFSGLFGLLETGRIDTISNQITMTDARKAKYLFADPYVVDGAQITVRKGNDSIKGIEDLDGKTVAVNLGSNFEQLLRSYDKDGKINVKTYDTGIEHDVALGRADAFVMDRLSALELIKKTGLPLQLAGQPFETIENAWPFVDNDNGKKLQAEVNEALAAMRADGTLESISQKWFGADITQK